The genome window TATCTCCCCGTAGTATCGTTCCGTCCGCCAGAACCGGGTGCACCTGCGTCCAAGTCTCCCCGGCATTGCTGGATCGATAAAGGGCTTCATTGTCGCCGCCCGCCCAGATGTCGGTGTCAAACGCCCAATAGGTTCTGAGCGTTGCGCGACTATCAACCGGGAGCGGTTCCCAGGTGGCTCCCGCATCCATTGACCTCAGCAGCCGGCCCTGACTAACCGACCAAGCGATACCCGGCGTCACACTCTCAGTCCACCCCAAAGTGGGTTTCGTCGGCTCGGTTCGGGCTTGGACCTCGTTGCCGCCTGCTTCAGCGCGGCTGGTAATGCCGGGAGCCTGCATCTTCTTGGCCGCTTCATTTTCCGCGCCGACTACAACCACGTCTGTGTTTAATGCTGCCGCCAGCTTTTCATCCTGTTCTCGTGCCTGGCCGGCTCTCTCATCTTGCCGGTACGCGGTCATCATATCCAAGTCGCGCCGAGCAAACGTTTTCTGAGAATCAGCTCGCGCCAATCCTTCTGCCGTGCTGTCTCTGCTTATTGTTCTCTTCTGCTTGGCCCGAATCGGCGCGGGAGCCGAGGGTCTCGACTCAGCAAGCGTATTTGCCGCTCCTGGCAGCTCCGTTTTGTTAGTTGAAACATTCTGTTGAACTTGCGAAGGCGCCTGCATCTGGGCCAAGGGCAATTGCGGTTGCGGGGTCCTCATCAGCACGGCGGCAACCACTACCGCCGCTGTAGCTGCTACCGCACTCCAGCGCACTGCGGCCAGGTTCCACCATGGACGGGAGCGGGCTGCCAGCGCTCCAACCGCCTGCAACTCAGTCTGATGGATCGGCACTGCAAGCGCCAAAACATCCCGGCAGTCCCTACACTGGGACAAGTGCGTCATCACGAACGTACGCTCGCCTGCCAGCAGCGTCTGTTCGGCAAAAGCTGTTAAAAGGTTGGGATCTACGTGCCCCGAACCGCTCGCGCCAGCCGTTTCCTTCAACCTTGCGCGCACCGTGCTGGGAATATCAATCATCCGCAGCCGCCTCCAAGCTTCCTCATCCCTAGAACGTTGAATCTCATCGTTCTTGCGACAATCTTTTCCTCACATTGACCTGCAGATCGCGGACATCAGCCTCCATCGCCTCGTCTGCCTGCCGCCGGCTCATGCCTCGCTTTACGAGCCCCTCCCGGACTGCTTTCCTCAATGTTTTCGCCAACTTATCAAGGCGGCGGCTGGCGGTGGCCTCGTGGAAGCCCATCATTCTCCCAATCTCCGCCAGGGTCCTGCCGTCCAGGTAATAGGCGGCCAGGAGCATTCGATCCTCCGGGGAAACATTCGCCAGAGCCTCATCCACCGCACCCTCCAGACGTTCATCGACGTGTGCAACTGGCTCAGCTGCAGGGGCTGCGACAACGAACTGATGTGACTCCTCTTCCTGTTCTTCCAGGCTGACCAGTCGACGCTGGCCGCGGTAGCGATTCACGAACTCCTGCGCCAGCACCGTCCGCAACCAGCCTTCCAGCGAGCCTCGTCCGGTATAGGACGTCAGCTTCGAAGGCCGTTCCCCTTCGCGCGTGGTCATCCCGTAGAGGTCGGCGTAAATGGAATCAGCCAGATCCCGCGCCTGCGATTCCTCATGCGTGATCGCGCGCGCCGAGTCGTAGAGCTTCTCGCGGAAACGCGTCAGGAAGTGCTCCCAAGCTGATTCGTTGCCTGCCGCGCAGGCCCGCGCCAGCGCCAGGTCTTCCACCCGCAGCGTACCCAACAACTCGCGGACATCTTGTTGGCTGGCCTCGGCAGAGAGGGTTTTCGCTGAAACTTCCCCCAGAAAGACCGTAAATTCTTCAATCGTAAGGCCAAACTTGGCTCCTGCGCTGCGCTCAAACAGCTCCCCAACCAGCTTCTCCAGGCCAACCAGGAGTGCCCCGGGCGCAACTTGAGAACCGCCACTCATAAATTTATTTGGGATGGTATCAATTTTCGATGCAAGGAACTGAACATTCGACGTTCTCTGTCCAGAGAGAGAAAGCCGGAAACGGCAAAAAAGATCAAAAGGACCGGGTTGCTCTCCTCCTTGAGTTATCCGGTTCGGCCATGCGACAGCTCAGCAAACGCCCCTGGTAATGCGGACCAGGGGCTTTTGCTTTGGGTCGAAAAAGTCCTTCCAATCTGCGGCCGAGTCTCCTATTGGCCAATTTGCAAGCCTTGGCTAATTTGCAGGCCCCTGATCTGTCAGTTTTTCCAGTTTGCACTTCCATTGAATTTTCCGTACCTTGTCCCGAGCATCGGCGGAGAGCAATACGGAACTCGCAACCCTGAGCCTTGAGCCCAACATCGCCGCCAATCCCTGAGACTTCGCGTTAAATCTTCGGAGGAGACCACAATGCAGAAGAAGGCTTTGCTAGCTGCCCTGGTTGTCAGCGTACTTTTCGTGTGCGACTTATCCATGTCTGCCCAGGCCACCCAGAAGCCTGCGGCGCCCCCCGCTTCTGGCGCAAACACACAACCGAGCAATGTTAGGGACCAAGATATCGAAATGCTCCGCGCCGACTTACGTTCGCAGCGCAAGCAGATTGTCGCGCTCAACCTGCCCCTCACCGCCGACGAAGCCACCAAGTTCTGGCCTATCTTTGACCAGTACCGCAAGGAAGCTATCAAACCCAATGACGAACGCTGGGCGGTGATCAAGGAATATGCAGACAACTACACCACCATGACCGATGTGCAAGCGCAGGATTACCTGAAGCGAGCGAACGCCGTTGACGAGCAACTCCTCGCTTTACGTATGAAATACGTTCCGCTGTTTGAGAAAGTCATCTCACCTAAGAAAACTGCCCTGTTCTACCAGATCGATCGCCGCATCGACCTGCTGATCAATTTGCAATTATCCAGCGTGATCCCCATGGTCGAACCCAAGTAGGCGGACCGGCGGCATTTGTCAGGGCAGCGCATCGCAAGAGGCACTGCCCTGTTGCTATTGAGACCGCCGCACGCCCCTCCCCATTGCCATCCCGACCAAGCGAGTGAGGTCGCCCGCAGGCGATCCCATCGCGCGTGGAGGGACCTGCTTCTCCCCTGAAAACTCCGCCAGAAAGAAAAGCCGTAATATCCCCGCCTCGCGCTCGTCTGACTGTAAAGGAGGGGCGTATGACTTCGCTCAGCAGGAACGCCCGCGTGGCGGGGCTCCTATACATTTTGGCCTCCGCAGTTGGCGTGGTACGCCTCATGTACATTCCCAGCGCCCTGTTTGTGCGCGGAAACGCGGCGGCAACGGCCAACAACATCGCTGCCCACGAGTCGCTCTTCCGCTGGGGCATCGTGAGCTCCCTGGTCGGCGCGATCCTGTGGCTCTTCGTCCCCTTAGCTCTTTATCGGTTGTTCAAGGAAGTTGACCAGACACTCGCCGTGCTGATGGTGATCCTCGGCAGCTTGATGCAAACACCTCTGTACGTGGTCAACACCGTGACCGACGCAGCCGCCCTGCTATTCGCTCGCGGGGCCGATTTCCTGTCAATTTTCGACAAGCCGCAGCGCGATGCCTTTGTCCGGCTGTTCCTCAACCTGCATCACCAGCTTGACCTCGCCAACCTGGCGTTCGCGGGCCTGTGGCTCTTCCCCTTCGGGCTGCTGGTCTACAGGTCGCGATTTCTGCCGCGCGTTCTGGGCGTCTGGCTCATGATCGCCTGCTTCGCATGGCTGACCTTCAGCCTTTCAGGATTATTGTTCCCAGGCTCCGAGGACAAGGTGCTTGCCATCACTCAACCTGTGGTGCTGGGAGAGCTGGTCGTTATGCTCTGGCTGGTGCTCATGGGCGCCGGACCGAAGACCTTAGCAGGCCCGTCGCCACTCACAGCGGCGGGTTAGCCAGCCTATGCAGCACGGACCGATAAGCATCGCTGGCAGTAAAGGAGTCTTTATGCTGAAAAATCCTTCACTTCTCTTAGTTCTGTTACTTCTTGCGACGACTGCCTTTTGCCAAACTCAGCCTCCAAGCGAGCAGGAGAAAAACAAGACTGTTGCCCGACTGTTCCTCGAAGACGTACTGGGCCAGGGAAGGCTTGACCAGTATTCGGACTCGCACACAGCCGATTTTGTGGCCCACGGAACTGACCGGGACTTCAGTCTGGCTGAAGACATGGCGGCAGCGCGTGAAGAACGCACAGCGATGCCGGACATGCAGATGGCGGTTAACCGTATGGTCGCCGAGGGGGATTTGGTTGCCGTGCATTGGACGGCGTGGGGTACGAACACGCAGCCGGGAATGGGGCTTCCCGCGACCGGCAAAAAGATTAAAGTTTCGGGAATAACCATCTTCCGCTTCAAGGCAGCAAAGATTTCTGAAGAGTGGAGCGCCTGGAACATGCTTTCGGTGTTAAAGCAGGCTGGCCTCTTTCCTCCGAACCCATAAGCTGGACAGGGCGTTCGGGGTAACTGAGGGCTGCGCTTGCTGCGAGCCTTCGGTGATATCGCCGCCTCGACGCCTGATCCGAGGTACCGGAGGATACTCGCGGAGCACGGAATGCGGACGGTGGCAGGCTGCGCCGAGAAGCTCGGCGAAGAGGAACTCAGAGAGTTGCGCGCTCGCCAAGCCACGCTGGAGGGCCTCGCTGCGAATTCGGAGTTGGCGTAACATCCCACTACACAAGTAATTCCACACGAGATCTAAAACCGGCTAGCGTAATATTCCCCACGAACACTCGAATCCTCATGCTCCAACCACTCCAGATCTGCGCCTACGATCCGCATTGGGTTCAGGAATTTGCGGCGGAGCGGGACCGCATTGCCCAAGTCCTCGGCGAACTGGCGCGCCGTATCGACCACAACGGCTCGACGGCTGTCCCGGGACTGGAAGCCAAGCCCATCATCGACATTCAGGTTTCCGTGGAACAGCTGCAGCCTATCGCTGCTTACGGCGAGCCGTTCGCCACCCTCGGTTATGTTCACGTGCCGCACGCTGACGACGCTTTCTGTCCCTTCTTTCATCGCCCAAAGGACTGGCCGCACACGCACCATGTTCACGTGGTTCAGTCGGGCGGCGAGGAAGAGCGACGCACCCTGGCATTCCGTGATTACTTGCGCGAGCACAGCGATACCGCAAGGCAATACGCCGCTCTCAAGAAAGCGCTGGCCACTCTGGCCGACGCCGCAGACTCTTCATCTCGTGAAAAATACGCGAATGCAAAAAGCGAATTTATTGAGCGGGTGATTCAGATCGCGCTGGCCGCGGGATATCCCCGCGGGTTGTGACTCATCATCTCTGCCGTCGGCTGCCCGCTATGCCAGGTGGTTATCCTTAGTGGAAACGTCCGCTACCAATCCTGTGCGTTCAGCACGATTCTGCTCTCGACAACCATTTCAAATAAACGCCGCTCATGCGTGTTCGTAGAAGCGGAAGAACAGCGATTGCTTGGATACCGGCTGAGTTTTCTCGGTAAGGGCTGCCATCTGTTGCTGGCTGAGCGGGGTGAATTCCCGGGCCAACTGCACATTTTCCTCGAGCTGGGAGGTAGAGTCGCAGCCGATGATGACGGTACTGACGGGCAGCGAGAGAGAATAATACATAGCCTGACGCATGGTGATTGTCCCGGGGGTCGGCGCCAGGACCATTCCTTCCCACATGTGTTTCTGTTTCTCGATTGGTGGCGGAGTCCAGCTCGACAGGATGCGCCCTCGCGCCGGCACCTTCATTCCCACAATGCCCATTCGCTTCTCGACGGCCAGGGGCAGCAATTGATCCGAAAAGCTGTAGTGATGAGGATCGGCAGCATTCACAGCCATCAGAATCGTGTCGAATGGGTAACGATGGATGGCCGCGATGAGCGGTTCGGGCCGGAAGTGCCCGGTGATACCAAGATAGCGCACGATCTTCTGGTCGCGAGCCTGAAGCAAAGCCTCCATGGCGCCGCCCTTGGCGAAGATCTTGTCGATTTCCCCCATCGTCCCTATGTCGTGCAGTTGCCAAATATCGATGCGGTCGGTTTGCAACAGTTTCAGCGAGGTTTCGAGCATACGCATTGAACCGTCGCGTGTACGGTCAATTGTCTTTGTCGCCACAAACGTCTCGGCTCGGCGGCGTTTCATTACCTTTCCGATGTATTGCTCGCTCCAACGCTCAGGACCACCGTATATGGAAGACGTGTCAATGTAATTCACACCGAGATCCAGGGCCTTCTCGATGATGGGGACCGCGATCTCCTCGTTGTGCGGACGTTCAAGGGCGGCCTGTCCGCCTAGACTGAAGATGCCGACCTTGTAGCCAGTTTTCCCCAGATTGCGAGTTGGCATGCCATTACGGCCTCGCGAATCGGCTTGTACCGCTCCCGCCGCGGTAGCCACCTTCGGAAAAGCCGACGACCCGATTACCGCGGCTGTCATCGCGCCACTTGACTTTAGAAATGTCCGACGGCTGCTTTGGGATGGCTCGTTAGCCCTGTCTTTCTTCATGGTCGCCCTCCACCAGGGGTCCGGAAGCTCGACATCAATGACGCACTTCCAAGCCTTTGCGTCAATGGCTGGCGGCTTGCGCTATCGCTGCCGAAAAATTCGGATGTATTCGCTCTCCACGGGGATGGTCTGGCGACTGCGGCTTACCATCTCATCCACGCTGTAGGGCCACGGCTGCTGGATGAACAATGACATCAGGACGCCGCCCAGCAATCCCACATTCTTGGTGAAGTTATTCAGATCGTCGGCGAATTGTTGCGGGTTGTTGACGTCAGCCCAAAAATTGTTTACCAGGGGCGTAACGAATACCAGGAAGATGACGATCAGCCAGGCGCCCACTCGGGGCCAGGCTCCCAGCAGGATACTGGCCCCGCCCAGAAAGATGAGCACGCCGGAGCCGATCACCGCCAACTCGGGCAAAGGATAGCCAGCCGCCGCTACCATTTCCGCCAACGCCGTGTGGTGTACGAAGTGGTTCAACCCCGATCCCAAAAAGAAGCCACCGAACAAAAGGCGGCCGAGCAGAAGCAGGACCTTCATGGTGGTCTCTTTTGCGGTGTCCATGAGCTACCCCCGGTGGAGCGAAACTCTACCTCAGCGCCTGGCCATCAGACAATGGGGACCGACCTCATAAAATTTAAGCATGTGACCGTAATAATCTGGCGCTTGCCGCCGTCCTCCATGCGTACACCAATGAGGATAAGTATGTCTTGCCTCCGCTTGCTGATTTTGCTCCTGCTCTCTGCGGCATCGTTTGCGGCCGTCGAATCCAGTTCGCCCCTCACCGCGGACGAAATCATGGCGCGCGTGGCTGCCAACCAGGACCGCGCAGAAGATCTGCGCAAGAACTACATATATAAACAGCACGTCCACGTGGTCACCCACAAGACCAATGGCAAGCTCATGCGCGAGGAAACCACGGATTACACCGTGATCCCGATCCCTGATGGCGCCAGGAAAGACTTACAGCTCCTCACTGGCCGTTATCTTCATAAAGGCAAGTATCAGGACTTCAGCGGTGAGCCGCGACCCGACGCCGACAGCATCGACGCCGAACTGGTCGATTCTTTCCGCGGGGACCTGACCGGGGACATCAGACGAAGACCCGATCATCAACACGGGGTGCACATCATTCTGGACGAAGACACTCACACCAAGGACGGCATCGGCGGTGACTTATTTCCACTCACCACCGCACAGCAGAAAAAGTATGAGTTCCGCCTGGTTGGTGAACAGATGTTTCAGGGCCGCGAAGCCTACCATATTGCCTTCGGGCCGAAGAACAAGCATGAGATTGACTGGGCAGGCGAAGCCTACATCGACAGACAGGAATTTCAGCCCATGCTGGTGTTTACCAAATTATCTCGGCAAATCCCGTTTCCGGTCAGAACTGTGCTCGGTATTGATCTGCCCGGTGTCGGTTTCAGCGTGCAATACAAGCGCCAGGAGGACGGGGCTTGGTTTCCATCAAGCTTCGGAACCGAATTTCACCTGGAGGTGCTGCACTTTCTCAAGCGGGACATTTCCCTGTCGCTTGACAACCACGACTTCCAGCACACGCACGTGGACACCAAGATCGAATATGGGGGAGGGTTACGGTAGGGCAGCTTCCAGAAGTTGACCGGGGCGCCTGCGGGCTAGCTTCGTGGAATGCTCTCGACCTGAGCAGACATGCTCTAGTTCGCGGCCGCTTTGCACGTGTCGCTTCCCAAGCCCGTCAACTGCACTGCCATGATGGCCACCTTGACCGCGCGCGTGCGCATCTGCTCCAGGGTGGTGCTGATTTCCGGCGAGCCCAGCGGAAGATTGGCGGTGTCACGGCGCATCTCCAGCAGGTCGTGCCGCTCACGTTCCACTTTGAACTGCAGCTCCTGCGTCAGTGACTTATCAGCCTCGGCGTCCTGCTTGCCGGATTTCTTCTCGGCGCAATTCTGCGTTTTCACGCGTGCAAACAGGTCTTGCCACTCACGATCGTCGGAAACGGCATCGACAGCATTGGCGAACGTCTCGCTCCAACCGGCTTCGTTCTCGTGAACTCCCAACCCTGTCTTTACTTTCTCCTCACAACTCTTGTCGCAACCTGCGATCTGGCCTTCGCTCGCGGAGGCACGCGTCTTCTGACGCAAATCAGTCATATCCTCGTCGGTCAGCACGCGATGCGTGCCAGCGGCTTTCGCCTTGCTCTCGGCAGCAACATCTCCCAGCGATTGCGCCCTGCAATTCGTAGTCACACCAAATCCAACCGCGCACAGCAGGCCTGCCAATAACGTGCTCTTACCTACAGCCACCAGTGTTCGTCCCATTGGTCCCCTCATTTTCTATTTTCTTGCTTGCGGAAGTAGAGCATTGATCGGACCTGCGAGCCTAGTTACCGACGTACTCGCGTCTTGCGTTTTGCCTGATTTCTTGCGGGTTTCCAGGGGAGAAATTGCTGATGAGCCCCTGTTACCGAAGACGCAGTCCGCGAGTAATTATCGGTAGTCGGCGCCCCGCCCTATGATGCGGCTGAGACCCGCAATTCCGGAGCGACGACAAAAAATGCGCAAAGGGACCAACCTGCTTGTCCTTATTCTGTTGAGTTTTATCCCCGCTCTCGGCCACGCCCAGACTGTTCAACCTGCCACTTCCGACGACAACCGCAGCCTGGGCGACATCGCTCGCGAGCGGCGTGCTGCCCACAAGGTGGAAATCAAGGTCACGCAGGACGACTCCAAAAAATTGTTCTCGTCGATCAGCGAGACACTCGACTTTGCCAGTGACGATACAGGTTTTCCCAAGCGCAGCGAGGTGAAGCACCAACTGATCGGCCAGGAAGACGTGAAGCGCCACATGTCCGAGGCAATGTCAGAGAGCGCGGCGGCCCAGCGTTTGGCACGCTCAGAACTTGTGCTCAAAAAGTTTGGCTTCCTCCCCCGCGATTTCGATCTGAAAACCTTCCTGGTTGGCGCCAGCGGCCAGAGCATCGCCGGCTATTACGACTTCAAGACCAAAACCATGTGCCTGCTGAACTGGATTGCCTTGGATCAGCAGATGCCCATCATGGCCCACGAGCTTACCCACGCGCTGCAGGACCAGAACTACGATCTGCAAAACTGGCATCACCACGACAAGCAATCCCAGTCCCGGCAAGCGGAAATGAAGTTACACGTGGACGCACAGGATGACCAAGAGGACGGCGCCCGCACCGCTGTGGTGGAAGGTCAGGCCATGGTGGTGTTTGTGGATTACACCCTGAAGCCGATCAACCGCCGGCTGGCAGGTTCACCCGATTTAATGCAGGTCCTGAAAGGCCGTCTCGATGGCAGCTACGACACGGCAGTGGTGGTCCATAACGCTCCTTTCATGCTGAAAGAAAGCTCCATCTTCCCCTACCGGGAGGGATTGAATTTCGAACTGGAGCTGCTGAAAAAGGGCGGCACGCGGATGGCTTTTGCCGGAGCCTTTGCCCGGCCGCCGCGCGATACCCACGAGATCCTCCAGCCTGAAGCGTACCTGGAACATGAGAAGCAAACTCCGGTGATCATTCCCGACCTGCGGGCCGTTCTTCCGCCGGAATTTCAGCCTTACGACAGCGGCACCATGGGCGAACTCGACGTCCGCATCTTCGCGAAACAATTCGGACGCGATAACGACGTGTATGTTCTCGGCCAGAATTGGCGCGGCGGATCGTACATCGCTGTGAAGCGGTCTCCGGCCGACCCTCCCAACACCAAGGCCTCTACCGCCGATCTGGGATTGCTCTACGTTTCGCGCTGGAAGACCACCGAATCAGCCGAGCGTTTCATTCAGCTCTATAAGACTTCACTCTCGAAGCGAACCACAGTGCAAAGCGAGAAAACGTTTGAGCCCACCAGCTGCGCCGG of Terriglobales bacterium contains these proteins:
- a CDS encoding sigma-70 family RNA polymerase sigma factor encodes the protein MSGGSQVAPGALLVGLEKLVGELFERSAGAKFGLTIEEFTVFLGEVSAKTLSAEASQQDVRELLGTLRVEDLALARACAAGNESAWEHFLTRFREKLYDSARAITHEESQARDLADSIYADLYGMTTREGERPSKLTSYTGRGSLEGWLRTVLAQEFVNRYRGQRRLVSLEEQEEESHQFVVAAPAAEPVAHVDERLEGAVDEALANVSPEDRMLLAAYYLDGRTLAEIGRMMGFHEATASRRLDKLAKTLRKAVREGLVKRGMSRRQADEAMEADVRDLQVNVRKRLSQER
- a CDS encoding DUF4386 domain-containing protein; translation: MTSLSRNARVAGLLYILASAVGVVRLMYIPSALFVRGNAAATANNIAAHESLFRWGIVSSLVGAILWLFVPLALYRLFKEVDQTLAVLMVILGSLMQTPLYVVNTVTDAAALLFARGADFLSIFDKPQRDAFVRLFLNLHHQLDLANLAFAGLWLFPFGLLVYRSRFLPRVLGVWLMIACFAWLTFSLSGLLFPGSEDKVLAITQPVVLGELVVMLWLVLMGAGPKTLAGPSPLTAAG
- a CDS encoding ester cyclase, with translation MLKNPSLLLVLLLLATTAFCQTQPPSEQEKNKTVARLFLEDVLGQGRLDQYSDSHTADFVAHGTDRDFSLAEDMAAAREERTAMPDMQMAVNRMVAEGDLVAVHWTAWGTNTQPGMGLPATGKKIKVSGITIFRFKAAKISEEWSAWNMLSVLKQAGLFPPNP
- a CDS encoding GrpB family protein; the encoded protein is MLQPLQICAYDPHWVQEFAAERDRIAQVLGELARRIDHNGSTAVPGLEAKPIIDIQVSVEQLQPIAAYGEPFATLGYVHVPHADDAFCPFFHRPKDWPHTHHVHVVQSGGEEERRTLAFRDYLREHSDTARQYAALKKALATLADAADSSSREKYANAKSEFIERVIQIALAAGYPRGL
- a CDS encoding aldo/keto reductase, producing the protein MKKDRANEPSQSSRRTFLKSSGAMTAAVIGSSAFPKVATAAGAVQADSRGRNGMPTRNLGKTGYKVGIFSLGGQAALERPHNEEIAVPIIEKALDLGVNYIDTSSIYGGPERWSEQYIGKVMKRRRAETFVATKTIDRTRDGSMRMLETSLKLLQTDRIDIWQLHDIGTMGEIDKIFAKGGAMEALLQARDQKIVRYLGITGHFRPEPLIAAIHRYPFDTILMAVNAADPHHYSFSDQLLPLAVEKRMGIVGMKVPARGRILSSWTPPPIEKQKHMWEGMVLAPTPGTITMRQAMYYSLSLPVSTVIIGCDSTSQLEENVQLAREFTPLSQQQMAALTEKTQPVSKQSLFFRFYEHA
- a CDS encoding DoxX family protein, which encodes MDTAKETTMKVLLLLGRLLFGGFFLGSGLNHFVHHTALAEMVAAAGYPLPELAVIGSGVLIFLGGASILLGAWPRVGAWLIVIFLVFVTPLVNNFWADVNNPQQFADDLNNFTKNVGLLGGVLMSLFIQQPWPYSVDEMVSRSRQTIPVESEYIRIFRQR